The Pseudomonas benzenivorans region CTGCGGCAGCCGCTGCCCAGGAGGACCCGATGGACGACGAGCAACAGCTGATTCGCGGCATGCAGCGAGGGGACCCGCAGGCCTTCGCGGCGGCCATCGAGGCCCATCACAGCTTTCTGGTCGTCATGGCCACCCCCCTGGCCGGCCCCGATCTGGCCAAGGACGTGGCCCAGGAAACCTGGATCAAGGCCTTTGCCGCCATCGCCCAATTCGAGGGCCGCGCCAAGCTGCGCACCTGGCTGGCGCGCATCGCCTTGAACGAGGCGCGAGCCCTGTTGCGTAAATACAAACGGGAAGTCGCCTGGGACGCCTGGGGCGCCGACGGCGGCTCGCCCCTGGCGGGTCGCTTCGATCGGGACGGCGCCTGGAGCCGCCCGCCGGCCGGCTGGCATCACGACTCGCCGGAGGCCCTGCTCACCGAGGCCGAGCTGTACCAGTGCATCCGCGAGCACCTGCACAAGCTGCCCAAGGACCAGCAATCGGTGGTGTTGCTGCGCGAAGTCGCGGGCCTGGAGTTCAGCGAGATCGCCCAGGCCCTGAAACTGGCCGAAGGCAATGTCCGCGTCCTGCTGCACCGCGGCCGGCAACGCCTGCATGCGATGCTCGAACACTATGAGGAGGTAGGTACATGCTGAGCTGCCAGGAAATGACGGAACTGGCATCGGACATCATCGACCGCCGCCTGAACTGGCGCACCCGTATGGCGGTCATGCTGCATACGCGCCGTTGCGACCGGTGCCAGCTGTACATCGAACAGCTGCGCCTGACCTCCGACACCCTCCGGCGCCTGCCGCTGGATGACGAGCCGGTGGACAGCGCAGCCATTCTCGCCGCCAGCCGCCCGCCAGGCGGCCCCGGGCAATAAGCCGAAGCACGCCCCGGACACCGGCGCGCGGCCGGTGCCCGGGACGCACCTGGCTCACTGCAGCCAGCCGCGCTCCTTGTAGTAGCGCACGGCCCCCTCGTGCAACGGTGCACTCAGCCCCACCTCGATCATTTCTTCGGCCTTGAGCTCGGCGAAGGTGGGGTGCAGACGCTGGAAACGCTCGAAATTCTCGAACACCGCCTTGACCAGTTGATAGACCAGCTGCGGGTCGGTCTTGGCGGTAGTGGCGAGCAGCGCCTTGCTGCCGATCGAGGGCGTTGCGGCATCGTTGCC contains the following coding sequences:
- a CDS encoding RNA polymerase sigma factor, which gives rise to MDDEQQLIRGMQRGDPQAFAAAIEAHHSFLVVMATPLAGPDLAKDVAQETWIKAFAAIAQFEGRAKLRTWLARIALNEARALLRKYKREVAWDAWGADGGSPLAGRFDRDGAWSRPPAGWHHDSPEALLTEAELYQCIREHLHKLPKDQQSVVLLREVAGLEFSEIAQALKLAEGNVRVLLHRGRQRLHAMLEHYEEVGTC
- a CDS encoding zf-HC2 domain-containing protein, whose amino-acid sequence is MLSCQEMTELASDIIDRRLNWRTRMAVMLHTRRCDRCQLYIEQLRLTSDTLRRLPLDDEPVDSAAILAASRPPGGPGQ